One Scophthalmus maximus strain ysfricsl-2021 chromosome 1, ASM2237912v1, whole genome shotgun sequence genomic region harbors:
- the LOC118313620 gene encoding melanocortin receptor 5 codes for MNESGESFYNGEVQMGNSTWTYTYYDQNYTLSPPLLPAKTSTSKPAACEQVHIAIEIFLILGIISLLENILVITAIIKNKNLHSPMYFFVCSLAVADMLVSVSNAWETIIIYLLNNRQLVVEDHFIRQMDNVFDSMICISVVASMCSLLAIAVDRYVTIFYALRYHNIMTVRRAGCIIGGIWTFCTGCGIIFIIYSDSTPVIICLVSMFFAMLLIMASLYSHMFMLARSHVKRIAALPGYNSIHQRASMKGAITLTILLGIFIVCWAPFFLHLILMISCPRNLYCVCFMSHFNMYLILIMCNSVIDPLIYAFRSQEMRKTFKEIICCCSLRNACNSICTLTGKY; via the exons ATGAATGAGTCTGGGGAGAGTTTCTACAATGGGGAAGTGCAGATGGGTAACTCCACCTGGACGTACACGTACTATGACCAGAACTACACCTTGTCCCCTCCACTGCTTCCAGCCAAGACCAGCACCTCCAAACCGGCAGCATGTGAGCAGGTCCACATTGCTATTGAG ATCTTTCTGATCCTGGGTATCATCTCCCTGCTGGAGAACATCCTGGTCATCACAGCCATAATAAAGAACAAGAACCTCCACTCGCCCATGTACTTCTTTGTCTGCAG TTTGGCTGTAGCAGACATGCTGGTGAGTGTGTCCAATGCCTGGGAGACCATCATCATTTACCTTCTGAACAACCGACAGCTGGTGGTGGAGGACCATTTCATCCGGCAGATGGACAACGTTTTTGACTCCATGATCTGCATCTCTGTCGTTGCGTCGATGTGCAGCCTACTGGCCATCGCTGTGGACAG GTACGTCACTATCTTCTACGCGCTCAGGTACCACAACATTATGACGGTGAGGAGAGCGGGCTGCATCATCGGGGGAATCTGGACCTTCTGCACGGGCTGCGggatcatcttcatcatctacTCAGACTCCACCCCCGTCATCATCTGCCTGGTCTCCATGTTCTTCGCCATGCTGCTCATCATGGCCTCCCTCTACAGCCACATGTTCATGTTGGCCCGATCGCACGTCAAGCGCATCGCTGCGCTGCCCGGCTACAACTCCATCCACCAGCGGGCCAGCATGAAGGGGGCCATCACGCTGACCATCCTGTTGGGCATCTTCATCGTCTGCTGGGctcccttcttcctccacctGATCCTAATGATCTCCTGTCCGCGGAACCTCTACTGCGTGTGCTTCATGTCCCACTTCAACATGTacctcatcctcatcatgtGCAATTCTGTGATTGACCCGCTCATCTATGCCTTCAGGAgtcaggagatgaggaagacTTTTAAGGAGATCATCTGCTGTTGTAGCCTGAGAAACGCCTGCAACAGCATTTGTACTCTGACAGGTAAGTACTGA
- the mc2r gene encoding adrenocorticotropic hormone receptor, producing MNTSVAQTDCPEVKVPVLLFFTIGLVSLAENFLVVVAVLRNRNLHSPMYCFICSLAAFNTIASLTKTWETMMIAFADVGQLEKTGSSETKLDDVMDSLLCMSFVGSISSFLAIAVDRYITIFHALRYHNIMTMRRTRAILGVIWTTCGLTAVLMVRFFAAKFTMICFVVFFVISLAIICFLYVYMFMLARIHARKIAALPTAGGRKCRWQGSSMRGALTLTILFGTFMVCWAPFFVHLIIIMVCPTNPYCECYRSLFQLHMVLLMSHALIDPAIYAFRSAELRQTFKKMLFCTNWKPYS from the exons ATGAACACCTCAGTGGCCCAGACGGACTGCCCCGAAGTCAAAGTTCCTGTCTTACTCTTCTTCACCATCGGATTGGTAAGCCTGGCTGAGAACTTCCTGGTTGTGGTGGCCGTCCTAAGGAATAGGAACCTCCACTCGCCCATGTACTGCTTCATCTGCAGCCTGGCAGCCTTCAATACCATCGCAAGCCTCACCAAAACCTGGGAGACCATGATGATCGCGTTTGCCGATGTGGGGCAGCTGGAGAAGACGGGCTCCTCTGAGACCAAGCTGGACGATGTGATGGACTCCCTGTTGTGTATGTCGTTTGTTGGCTCCATCTCCAGTTTCCTGGCCATTGCTGTGGACCG ttACATCACTATCTTCCATGCACTGCGGTACCACAACATCATGACGATGCGGCGCACCAGGGCCATCCTGGGTGTCATCTGGACAACGTGTGGGTTGACAGCTGTCCTCATGGTGAGATTCTTTGCTGCCAAGTTCACCATGATCTGCTTTGTTGTCTTCTTCGTCATCTCCCTGGCCATCATCTGCTTCCTCTATGTCTACATGTTCATGCTGGCTCGCATCCATGCCCGCAAGATCGCAGCTCTGCCCACCGCTGGTGGGAGGAAGTGTCGTTGGCAGGGCAGCAGCATGAGGGGGGCCCTGACCCTCACCATACTGTTCGGGACATTCATGGTGTGTTGGGCGCCATTTTTCGTCCACCTCATTATCATCATGGTGTGCCCCACCAACCCGTACTGCGAGTGCTACCGATCGCTGTTCCAGCTGCacatggtgctgctgatgagCCACGCTCTGATCGACCCGGCCATCTACGCCTTTCGCAGCGCAGAGCTCAGACAAACCTTCAAGAAGATGCTGTTTTGCACCAATTGGAAGCCATACTCTTAG
- the LOC118311902 gene encoding transmembrane protein 42-like produces MSSWSVYALLAGVLSAAASLSAKLSVGAGPLRGMCEAAVGGWTGAEGAAAQCDWLLVPLRLLCGVLLFACNAVMWTFFSKALRHCSSSARATVTTTASNFISSAVLGRVIFGETHALLWWLGISITLCGLLVLHGAAPRTPSQAEDEKDK; encoded by the exons GTCGTGGTCCGTGTACGCGCTGCTCGCGGGGGTTCTGAGCGCAGCCGCGTCTCTGTCCGCCAAACTGTCCGTCGGTGCCGGTCCGCTGAGGGGCATGTGCGAGGCCGCGGTGGGAGGCTGGACTGGAGCCGAGGGGGCAGCTGCACAGTGTGACTGG CTGCTCGTCCCCCTGCGGCTGCTGTGCGGAGTCTTGCTGTTCGCCTGCAACGCCGTCATGTGGACCTTCTTCTCCAAGGCTCTGCgccactgctcctcctcagcgAGGGCCACGGTCACCACCACCGCCTCCAACTTCATCTCCTCA GCCGTCCTGGGGAGGGTGATCTTCGGAGAGACCCACGCACTTCTGTGGTGGTTGGGCATCTCCATCACTCTGTGTGGACTGCTGGTGCTTCACGGAGCCGCACCTCGGACCCCGTCGCAGGCCGAGGACGAGAAGGACAAGTGA
- the zdhhc3a gene encoding palmitoyltransferase ZDHHC3-A isoform X2 → MKTPVHRCRDVEHGRNHAGDGAGVNCLQAEQRIPISKDVITSSSASAMWFIRDACGIVCAVITWLLVLYAEFVVLFVMLLPSKSLMYSVVNGTLFNTLAFLALASHLRAMCTDPGAVPKGNATKEYIESLQLKPGQVVYKCPKCCSIKPDRAHHCSVCKRCVRKMDHHCPWVNNCVGENNQKYFVLFTMYIALISLHCLVMVVFHFLYCFEDDWTKCSSFSPPATVILLILLCFEALLFLIFTSVMFGTQVHSICTDETGIEQLKKEERRWAKKTKWMNMRAVFGHPFSVLWFSPFSTPDHGKAETYQYVV, encoded by the exons ATGAAGACCCCGGTGCACAGATGCAGGGACGTGGAGCACGGGCGCAACCACGCCGGAGACGGGGCAGGGGTCAACTGCCTGCAGGCTGAGCAGCGCATCCCGATCTCCAAAGACGTCATCACGTCCTCCTCGGCCTCGGCCATGTGGTTCATCAGGGACGCCTGTGGCATCGTGTGCGCCGTCATCACGTGGCTGCTGGTGCTGTACGCCGAGTTCGTGGTGCTGTTCGTGATGCTGCTGCCCTCCAAGAGTCTGATGTACAGCGTCGTGAACGGGACCCTGTTCAACACTCTGGCCTTCCTCGCCCTCGCCTCGCACCTGAGGGCCATGTGCACCGACCCC GGCGCGGTGCCAAAGGGGAACGCTACTAAGGAATACATAGAGAGCCTCCAGCTGAAACCAGGGCAGGTGGTCTACAAGTGTCCCAAGTGCTGCAGCATCAAGCCTGACCGAGCACACCACTGCAG TGTTTGCAAACGCTGCGTACGGAAGATGGACCACCACTGCCCCTGGGTCAACAACTGTGTCGGGGAGAACAACCAAAAGTACTTTGTGCTTTTCACA ATGTACATTGCACTCATCTCCCTCCACTGTCTGGTCATGGTGGTCTTCCATTTCCTCTATTGCTTTGAAGATGATTGGACAA aGTGcagctccttctctcccccaGCAAccgtcatcctcctcatcctcttgtGCTTTGaggctctcctcttcctcatcttcaccTCTGTGATGTTCGGCACCCAAGTCCACTCCATCTGTACCGACGAGACC GGTATAGAGCAgttgaaaaaggaagagagaagatgGGCTAAAAAAACTAAGTGGATGAACATGAGGGCGGTGTTCGGACACCCTTTCTCCGTTTTGTGGTTTAGTCCCTTCTCCACCCCCGACCACGGGAAGGCCGAGACTTACCAGTATGTGGTGTGA
- the zdhhc3a gene encoding palmitoyltransferase ZDHHC3-A isoform X1, translating into MKTPVHRCRDVEHGRNHAGDGAGVNCLQAEQRIPISKDVITSSSASAMWFIRDACGIVCAVITWLLVLYAEFVVLFVMLLPSKSLMYSVVNGTLFNTLAFLALASHLRAMCTDPGAVPKGNATKEYIESLQLKPGQVVYKCPKCCSIKPDRAHHCSVCKRCVRKMDHHCPWVNNCVGENNQKYFVLFTMYIALISLHCLVMVVFHFLYCFEDDWTKCSSFSPPATVILLILLCFEALLFLIFTSVMFGTQVHSICTDETGIERLKGETGRWEKVPCREAMRTSFGGPFSLSWCSPFAGLSCKRVPQEHVAVPQGEIIEEDVIEIPLD; encoded by the exons ATGAAGACCCCGGTGCACAGATGCAGGGACGTGGAGCACGGGCGCAACCACGCCGGAGACGGGGCAGGGGTCAACTGCCTGCAGGCTGAGCAGCGCATCCCGATCTCCAAAGACGTCATCACGTCCTCCTCGGCCTCGGCCATGTGGTTCATCAGGGACGCCTGTGGCATCGTGTGCGCCGTCATCACGTGGCTGCTGGTGCTGTACGCCGAGTTCGTGGTGCTGTTCGTGATGCTGCTGCCCTCCAAGAGTCTGATGTACAGCGTCGTGAACGGGACCCTGTTCAACACTCTGGCCTTCCTCGCCCTCGCCTCGCACCTGAGGGCCATGTGCACCGACCCC GGCGCGGTGCCAAAGGGGAACGCTACTAAGGAATACATAGAGAGCCTCCAGCTGAAACCAGGGCAGGTGGTCTACAAGTGTCCCAAGTGCTGCAGCATCAAGCCTGACCGAGCACACCACTGCAG TGTTTGCAAACGCTGCGTACGGAAGATGGACCACCACTGCCCCTGGGTCAACAACTGTGTCGGGGAGAACAACCAAAAGTACTTTGTGCTTTTCACA ATGTACATTGCACTCATCTCCCTCCACTGTCTGGTCATGGTGGTCTTCCATTTCCTCTATTGCTTTGAAGATGATTGGACAA aGTGcagctccttctctcccccaGCAAccgtcatcctcctcatcctcttgtGCTTTGaggctctcctcttcctcatcttcaccTCTGTGATGTTCGGCACCCAAGTCCACTCCATCTGTACCGACGAGACC GGCATCGAGCGCCTGAAGGGCGAGACGGGGCGGTGGGAGAAGGTGCCGTGCCGGGAGGCGATGCGGACGTCGTTCGGAGGTCCGTTCTCCCTGTCTTGGTGCAGCCCCTTCGCGGGGCTGAGCTGCAAGAGGGTCCCCCAGGAGCACGTCGCCGTCCCACAGGGGGAGATCATCGAGGAGGACGTCATCGAGATACCGCTCGACTAG
- the zdhhc3a gene encoding palmitoyltransferase ZDHHC3-A isoform X3: MKTPVHRCRDVEHGRNHAGDGAGVNCLQAEQRIPISKDVITSSSASAMWFIRDACGIVCAVITWLLVLYAEFVVLFVMLLPSKSLMYSVVNGTLFNTLAFLALASHLRAMCTDPGAVPKGNATKEYIESLQLKPGQVVYKCPKCCSIKPDRAHHCSVCKRCVRKMDHHCPWVNNCVGENNQKYFVLFTMYIALISLHCLVMVVFHFLYCFEDDWTRHRAPEGRDGAVGEGAVPGGDADVVRRSVLPVLVQPLRGAELQEGPPGARRRPTGGDHRGGRHRDTARLAPPGGDDRGGRHRGGCH; the protein is encoded by the exons ATGAAGACCCCGGTGCACAGATGCAGGGACGTGGAGCACGGGCGCAACCACGCCGGAGACGGGGCAGGGGTCAACTGCCTGCAGGCTGAGCAGCGCATCCCGATCTCCAAAGACGTCATCACGTCCTCCTCGGCCTCGGCCATGTGGTTCATCAGGGACGCCTGTGGCATCGTGTGCGCCGTCATCACGTGGCTGCTGGTGCTGTACGCCGAGTTCGTGGTGCTGTTCGTGATGCTGCTGCCCTCCAAGAGTCTGATGTACAGCGTCGTGAACGGGACCCTGTTCAACACTCTGGCCTTCCTCGCCCTCGCCTCGCACCTGAGGGCCATGTGCACCGACCCC GGCGCGGTGCCAAAGGGGAACGCTACTAAGGAATACATAGAGAGCCTCCAGCTGAAACCAGGGCAGGTGGTCTACAAGTGTCCCAAGTGCTGCAGCATCAAGCCTGACCGAGCACACCACTGCAG TGTTTGCAAACGCTGCGTACGGAAGATGGACCACCACTGCCCCTGGGTCAACAACTGTGTCGGGGAGAACAACCAAAAGTACTTTGTGCTTTTCACA ATGTACATTGCACTCATCTCCCTCCACTGTCTGGTCATGGTGGTCTTCCATTTCCTCTATTGCTTTGAAGATGATTGGACAA GGCATCGAGCGCCTGAAGGGCGAGACGGGGCGGTGGGAGAAGGTGCCGTGCCGGGAGGCGATGCGGACGTCGTTCGGAGGTCCGTTCTCCCTGTCTTGGTGCAGCCCCTTCGCGGGGCTGAGCTGCAAGAGGGTCCCCCAGGAGCACGTCGCCGTCCCACAGGGGGAGATCATCGAGGAGGACGTCATCGAGATACCGCTCGACTAGCGCCGCCTGGGGGAGATGATCGAGGAGGACGTCATCGAGGAGGATGTCATTGA